The following proteins are co-located in the Citrobacter freundii ATCC 8090 = MTCC 1658 = NBRC 12681 genome:
- a CDS encoding DUF1488 domain-containing protein, producing MNQAIQFPEREEWCTDVNAVVFPAMVHGMQLTCAISGEIMASRFGGDTPEQWLEIFQQHRWDLEEEAEALIQAQQEDAQGWVWLL from the coding sequence ATGAATCAGGCGATCCAGTTTCCCGAACGGGAAGAATGGTGCACGGATGTTAACGCCGTTGTGTTTCCAGCGATGGTTCATGGTATGCAGTTAACATGTGCCATATCTGGAGAGATTATGGCGTCCCGCTTTGGCGGCGACACGCCTGAGCAGTGGTTGGAAATATTTCAACAGCATCGCTGGGATCTGGAAGAAGAAGCTGAAGCATTGATCCAGGCCCAGCAGGAAGATGCTCAAGGTTGGGTGTGGTTACTCTGA
- a CDS encoding gamma carbonic anhydrase family protein, whose amino-acid sequence MSDVLRPYKDLFPQIGNRVMIDTSSVVIGDVRLADDVGIWPLVAIRGDVNYVQIGARTNIQDGSVLHVTHKSTSNPQGNPLIVGEDVTVGHKVMLHGCIIGNRVLVGMGSILLDGVVVEDDVMIGAGSLVPQNKRLESGYLYLGSPVKQIRPLSDEEKAGLQYSANNYVKWKDEYLSQSNHTQP is encoded by the coding sequence ATGTCTGATGTACTGCGTCCTTATAAGGATCTTTTCCCACAGATCGGAAATCGCGTGATGATCGACACCAGTAGTGTCGTCATTGGTGATGTTCGTTTAGCTGATGATGTCGGAATCTGGCCACTGGTTGCCATTCGTGGCGACGTTAACTATGTACAAATTGGTGCCCGTACAAACATCCAGGACGGCAGCGTTCTCCATGTCACGCATAAATCCACGTCTAATCCGCAGGGTAACCCACTGATCGTGGGTGAGGACGTTACGGTTGGTCATAAAGTCATGCTACACGGCTGTATCATTGGCAACCGTGTATTAGTCGGCATGGGATCGATTCTGCTGGATGGCGTAGTCGTAGAAGACGACGTTATGATTGGGGCTGGTAGCCTGGTTCCACAAAACAAGCGCCTGGAAAGCGGATATCTGTACCTGGGAAGCCCGGTTAAGCAAATCCGTCCATTAAGCGATGAAGAGAAAGCAGGCTTACAATATTCAGCTAACAACTATGTTAAGTGGAAAGACGAGTATTTAAGTCAGAGTAACCACACCCAACCTTGA
- a CDS encoding SulP family inorganic anion transporter has product MFGKMVLNYMPGLKNLLAYDKSWLKHDVKAGLSVAAVALPVAIAYAELAGVGAIVGLYSCVLPMLAYALFGSSRQLIVGPDATTCAVIAAVVVPLSAGNPELHWQLTIVMTVMMGGWCLLASKFRLGALADLLSHPILTGLLNGVAVTIIVGQLGKVLGITLDEEQVIEKIIALPGRLSEIHLLTLGISILTLAILIAIKTFRSQWPAPLIAIVITTALVWITSAQQYGIATIGGSGFQSGLPVVHWGSFQPGLARDLLIPALNLALVSFVSLMLTARSFAAKNGYEINADAEFRALGVANLMSGLSQGFAISGADSRTAVNDSTGGKSQLVSVVAALIIGIVVVFFTQPLPFIPVSALGIVLIYASWSLIDLRGLWNLRRRNKPAFRLAFFTFGCVLIIGVIQGIGLAVLLGLLQFLRTVFRPTEHLLGIDENGMIHSLGNSTDVKMIPGVLMYRFNSPLTYFNVAYFKRRVLSLVDGAVLQPKWVVIDAVSCFTYSDISVLATINELKRDLKGRQIKLILAGRKTELTRWFKESRPTMKDDDMILAPDLYLALRFIQSKESMSEGESGVVE; this is encoded by the coding sequence GTGTTCGGAAAAATGGTATTAAACTACATGCCGGGACTAAAAAATTTATTAGCGTACGATAAAAGCTGGCTAAAACATGATGTTAAAGCCGGGTTATCCGTTGCTGCCGTAGCACTACCGGTTGCGATTGCTTACGCTGAGTTGGCGGGAGTCGGGGCTATTGTCGGGTTATATTCCTGCGTTTTGCCAATGCTAGCTTATGCACTGTTTGGTTCTTCCCGCCAATTGATTGTTGGCCCTGATGCCACGACCTGCGCGGTAATTGCGGCAGTTGTGGTTCCTCTTTCTGCCGGAAATCCAGAACTCCACTGGCAGTTAACAATCGTCATGACCGTGATGATGGGAGGATGGTGTCTACTTGCCAGTAAGTTTCGCCTGGGTGCGCTTGCTGATCTGCTTTCTCATCCCATTCTAACGGGGCTGCTTAACGGCGTTGCCGTGACGATTATTGTCGGGCAACTCGGTAAGGTGCTGGGGATTACGCTTGATGAAGAGCAAGTGATAGAGAAGATTATTGCCCTGCCAGGCCGACTCTCGGAAATTCATTTATTAACCTTAGGGATCTCCATCCTAACGTTAGCGATTTTAATAGCTATCAAAACGTTTCGTAGCCAATGGCCAGCACCGTTGATTGCAATTGTGATAACAACGGCGCTGGTATGGATCACATCTGCACAGCAGTATGGTATTGCCACTATTGGGGGATCGGGCTTCCAGTCTGGTTTGCCTGTTGTTCACTGGGGCTCATTTCAGCCTGGTCTGGCGCGTGATTTATTGATCCCTGCGCTGAACCTGGCATTAGTCAGTTTTGTTAGCCTGATGCTAACCGCTCGCAGTTTTGCCGCGAAAAATGGATACGAAATAAATGCTGATGCTGAGTTCAGGGCTTTGGGTGTTGCGAATCTGATGTCTGGCTTATCTCAGGGGTTTGCGATTAGCGGAGCCGATTCCCGGACTGCGGTAAATGACTCCACCGGAGGGAAAAGTCAGCTGGTTTCCGTTGTTGCAGCCTTAATTATCGGAATTGTCGTGGTATTTTTCACGCAGCCATTACCATTTATTCCGGTATCTGCATTAGGCATTGTTCTAATTTATGCATCGTGGTCATTGATTGATTTACGCGGACTCTGGAATCTGAGGCGAAGAAATAAACCCGCATTTCGCCTGGCGTTCTTCACCTTTGGCTGTGTTCTGATTATTGGTGTTATTCAGGGGATCGGCCTTGCGGTATTGCTGGGTCTGTTGCAGTTCCTGCGCACAGTTTTTCGTCCTACTGAACACTTATTGGGAATTGACGAAAATGGGATGATTCACTCATTAGGTAATTCAACTGATGTGAAAATGATCCCTGGCGTGTTGATGTACCGATTTAACTCACCGCTGACCTATTTTAATGTGGCCTATTTTAAGCGCCGCGTTTTGAGTTTAGTCGATGGTGCAGTACTACAACCTAAATGGGTGGTCATTGACGCCGTTTCTTGCTTTACCTATTCAGATATCAGCGTCTTGGCAACCATTAATGAGTTAAAACGGGACCTGAAGGGGCGGCAGATTAAGTTAATTCTTGCGGGCCGGAAAACGGAGTTAACACGCTGGTTTAAAGAGAGTCGACCGACAATGAAAGACGACGACATGATTCTGGCACCAGACCTTTATTTGGCGCTGCGGTTTATTCAAAGCAAAGAAAGCATGAGTGAGGGTGAATCTGGCGTTGTTGAATAA
- a CDS encoding fatty acid--CoA ligase, whose product MVKTKIIQPAQGAHAYPLLIKSLLLSGGRSHPEREIVYADKLRYDYRTLKQRIHRLANMLTAAGVMPGDTVALLDWDSHRALECFFAVPMIGAVLHTVNVRFSADQIAYTMNHAEDNLVLVHDDFLPVVESLAETLTTVRGYIQLSDEESKATSLPVLGEYETLLAAAGELFDFPDFDENSIATLFYTTGTTGNPKGVYFSHRQLVLHTLNELGLLAAHEGQSLLRSNDVYMPITPMFHVHAWGAPYVATMLGVKQVYPGRYEPNKLVRFYHDEGVTFSHCVPTILQMILECEEATQTDLSGWKMLLGGSSLSLGLATQAHHRGIRIHAGYGMSETCPLLCMTHLSDAELALPMDEQLPLRIRTGLPVPLVDLRIVDGEGREVVHDGEALGEIVVRAPWLTQGYLKEPEKGAELWNGSWLHTGDIASIDPHGIVEIKDRIKDVIKTGGEWISTLELESLISSHAAVRSVAIVGIPDEQWGERPLALVVCKEGEDLEPQAIATHLQGFVDRGHITKWAIPRQIRIVPDIPKTSVGKINKRLIRELEASNGKDII is encoded by the coding sequence ATGGTGAAAACAAAAATCATACAGCCAGCGCAGGGGGCTCATGCCTATCCGTTGCTGATCAAGAGCCTACTGCTGTCGGGTGGGCGTTCTCATCCCGAGCGAGAAATCGTCTACGCCGATAAGCTCCGTTACGACTATCGTACCCTCAAACAGCGCATTCATCGCCTGGCAAACATGCTGACAGCGGCCGGTGTCATGCCTGGAGACACCGTCGCCCTGCTAGATTGGGACAGCCATCGCGCCCTCGAGTGCTTCTTCGCGGTACCCATGATTGGGGCCGTGCTGCACACGGTGAACGTCCGCTTCTCGGCGGACCAAATCGCTTACACCATGAATCATGCCGAGGACAACCTGGTACTGGTGCACGACGACTTCTTGCCGGTTGTCGAGTCACTGGCTGAGACGCTGACCACTGTCCGGGGATACATCCAGCTTAGCGACGAAGAATCGAAGGCGACCAGCCTGCCGGTGCTCGGGGAATATGAGACCCTGCTGGCCGCAGCGGGAGAACTCTTTGACTTCCCCGACTTCGATGAAAACTCGATAGCTACCTTGTTCTATACCACTGGAACCACGGGCAATCCCAAGGGAGTCTACTTTAGCCATCGCCAGCTGGTCCTGCACACGCTCAATGAGCTGGGTCTCCTGGCTGCCCACGAGGGACAGTCGCTGCTACGATCGAACGATGTCTACATGCCGATCACCCCTATGTTCCACGTGCATGCCTGGGGCGCTCCCTATGTCGCAACAATGCTGGGTGTGAAGCAGGTATACCCCGGTCGTTACGAACCCAACAAACTGGTGCGGTTTTATCACGATGAGGGTGTGACCTTCTCGCATTGTGTGCCAACCATTTTGCAGATGATCCTTGAGTGCGAAGAAGCCACGCAGACTGATCTGTCAGGATGGAAGATGTTACTGGGTGGCAGTTCACTGTCCCTTGGACTGGCGACACAGGCCCACCATAGGGGCATACGCATTCACGCCGGCTATGGCATGTCTGAGACCTGTCCCCTGCTCTGTATGACCCACTTAAGCGATGCCGAGCTGGCCCTTCCCATGGATGAACAGTTACCCCTGCGGATTCGGACCGGCCTGCCTGTCCCGTTGGTGGATCTGCGTATCGTCGATGGCGAAGGTCGGGAGGTGGTGCACGACGGAGAAGCCCTGGGCGAAATAGTGGTACGAGCCCCTTGGTTGACTCAGGGCTACCTGAAGGAACCCGAGAAAGGGGCTGAGCTATGGAATGGCAGTTGGCTGCACACCGGCGACATAGCCTCTATCGATCCCCATGGGATAGTGGAAATCAAGGATCGCATCAAAGACGTAATCAAGACGGGCGGTGAGTGGATAAGCACGCTGGAGCTGGAGAGCCTCATCAGCTCACACGCGGCGGTCAGGTCGGTAGCCATCGTCGGGATACCTGATGAGCAGTGGGGAGAACGCCCCCTGGCTCTGGTGGTTTGCAAGGAAGGGGAGGACCTGGAGCCACAGGCCATAGCGACACATCTACAAGGATTCGTCGACCGCGGCCACATCACTAAATGGGCGATCCCACGACAGATAAGGATAGTCCCGGATATTCCCAAAACCAGCGTTGGCAAGATCAACAAGCGCCTGATTCGGGAGCTCGAAGCCAGCAATGGGAAGGATATCATTTAA
- a CDS encoding transcriptional regulator yields MQREDVLGEALKLLEVQGIANTTLEMVAERIDYPLDELQRFWPDKEAILYDALRYLSQRVDIWRRQLLLDDTLSAEQKLLARYTALSECVSNNRYPGCLFIAACTFYPDPGHPIHQLADQQKKAAHDFTHELLTTLEVDDPAMVAKQMELVLEGCLSRMLVNRSHADVETAHHLAEDILRFAQCRMGGALT; encoded by the coding sequence GTGCAACGTGAAGATGTCCTGGGAGAAGCCCTGAAATTACTTGAGGTGCAAGGGATAGCCAATACCACGCTGGAAATGGTGGCCGAACGTATCGATTATCCTCTGGATGAACTGCAGCGCTTTTGGCCCGATAAAGAGGCCATTCTGTACGATGCGCTACGTTACCTCAGCCAGCGGGTGGATATCTGGCGGCGTCAGCTTTTGCTGGATGACACCCTGAGCGCTGAGCAGAAATTACTGGCGCGCTACACCGCACTGTCCGAATGCGTGAGCAATAATCGCTATCCCGGCTGTCTGTTCATCGCCGCCTGTACGTTTTACCCTGATCCCGGGCATCCGATCCATCAGTTAGCCGATCAGCAAAAAAAGGCAGCACATGACTTCACCCATGAACTGCTCACGACGCTGGAAGTTGACGACCCGGCAATGGTCGCCAAACAGATGGAACTGGTGCTGGAAGGCTGCCTGAGCCGCATGCTGGTTAATCGTAGTCATGCTGATGTCGAAACGGCACACCACCTGGCTGAAGATATCTTACGCTTTGCCCAGTGCCGAATGGGCGGTGCGCTGACCTAA
- a CDS encoding protein-disulfide reductase DsbD — translation MAQRILTLILLLCSTSTFAGLFDAPGRSQFVPADRAFVFDFQQNQHDLNLTWQVKDGYYLYRKQISITPSQADIAEIKLPPGVWHEDEFYGKSEIYRKQLTIPITVNQAKSGATLTITYQGCADAGFCYPPETKTVPLSEVSTGAAASPAPAPATTDPQEKPQPTAQLPFSALWALLIGIGIAFTPCVLPMYPLISGIVLGGKQRLSTGRALLLTFIYVQGMALTYTALGLVVAAAGLQFQAALQHPYVLIGLAVIFTLLALSMFGLFTLQLPSSLQTRLTLMSNRQQGGAPGSVFAMGAIAGLICSPCTTAPLSAILLYIAQSGNMWLGGGTLYLYALGMGLPLMLITVFGNRLLPKSGPWMEHVKTAFGFVILALPVFLLERIVGDEWGVRLWSLLGVAFFGWAFITSLQAKHAWMRIVQIVLLAAALVCVRPLQDWAFGAPHTQPQAHLNFTPVASVDALNQALEQAKGRPVMLDLYADWCVACKEFEKYTFSNPQVQQALGNTVLLQADVTANNAQDVALLKHLQVLGLPTILFFDAEGKEHPEARVTGFMDAATFSAHLRDRQP, via the coding sequence ATGGCTCAACGCATCCTTACGCTGATCCTGCTGCTGTGCAGCACATCTACCTTTGCTGGATTATTTGACGCGCCTGGCCGCTCGCAGTTTGTACCTGCCGATCGGGCGTTTGTTTTTGATTTTCAGCAAAACCAACACGATCTGAACCTCACATGGCAGGTTAAAGATGGCTATTATCTGTATCGCAAACAGATAAGCATTACGCCATCTCAGGCCGATATTGCCGAGATAAAACTGCCGCCAGGCGTCTGGCATGAAGATGAGTTTTACGGCAAAAGTGAGATTTACCGTAAACAGCTGACTATCCCGATCACGGTCAATCAGGCTAAGTCTGGCGCAACATTAACGATCACATACCAGGGCTGCGCCGACGCCGGATTTTGCTATCCACCAGAAACAAAAACGGTGCCATTAAGTGAAGTGTCTACCGGTGCCGCGGCCTCCCCTGCGCCAGCCCCAGCCACTACAGATCCGCAAGAGAAACCGCAGCCCACGGCCCAACTTCCCTTTTCCGCACTGTGGGCATTGCTGATTGGAATTGGTATCGCGTTTACGCCTTGCGTACTGCCGATGTATCCGCTGATTTCCGGAATCGTACTGGGCGGCAAGCAACGCTTATCAACCGGACGGGCACTGCTGCTGACGTTTATCTACGTTCAAGGGATGGCGCTCACCTATACCGCGCTGGGTTTGGTTGTTGCTGCCGCCGGATTGCAGTTCCAGGCCGCGCTTCAGCATCCCTACGTCCTGATTGGCCTTGCCGTCATCTTTACGCTGCTGGCTCTGTCGATGTTTGGCCTGTTCACACTGCAACTCCCTTCATCGCTGCAAACGCGCCTCACGCTAATGAGTAACCGCCAGCAAGGCGGAGCTCCCGGCAGCGTCTTTGCGATGGGGGCGATTGCTGGCCTCATCTGTTCTCCTTGCACAACGGCCCCGCTAAGCGCGATTTTGCTGTATATCGCTCAAAGCGGGAACATGTGGCTGGGAGGCGGCACGCTGTATCTGTACGCGCTGGGGATGGGATTACCTCTGATGCTGATTACCGTATTTGGCAATCGCCTGTTGCCTAAAAGTGGCCCATGGATGGAACATGTCAAAACCGCTTTTGGCTTTGTCATTCTGGCGCTTCCCGTCTTCTTACTCGAACGTATCGTTGGTGACGAGTGGGGCGTTCGCTTATGGTCACTGTTAGGCGTCGCGTTCTTTGGCTGGGCGTTCATTACCAGCCTGCAGGCAAAGCACGCCTGGATGCGTATCGTGCAGATTGTCCTGTTAGCCGCAGCACTGGTATGTGTGCGTCCACTGCAAGACTGGGCGTTCGGCGCACCGCATACTCAACCCCAGGCACACCTTAACTTCACGCCGGTGGCATCGGTAGATGCGTTAAATCAAGCGCTGGAGCAAGCTAAAGGCAGGCCAGTCATGCTGGATCTGTATGCCGACTGGTGTGTAGCCTGTAAGGAATTTGAAAAGTACACGTTCAGTAATCCGCAGGTTCAGCAAGCGCTAGGCAACACGGTGCTGTTGCAAGCGGATGTGACAGCAAACAATGCCCAGGATGTCGCTCTGCTGAAACATCTACAGGTTTTAGGTTTGCCGACTATCTTGTTCTTTGATGCCGAGGGAAAAGAGCATCCGGAGGCCCGGGTAACGGGTTTTATGGATGCCGCTACCTTCAGCGCACATTTGCGCGATCGCCAACCGTGA
- the cutA gene encoding divalent cation tolerance protein CutA, translating to MLDVKSQDISIPDTVVVLCTAPDEATAQDLAAKVLAEKLAACVTLLPGATSLYYWEGKLEQEYEVQMILKTTVTHQQALLDCLKSHHPYQTPELLVLPVTHGDFDYRSWLNASLR from the coding sequence ATGCTTGATGTAAAGAGTCAGGATATTTCCATCCCCGATACCGTTGTGGTGCTCTGTACCGCCCCGGATGAAGCAACCGCCCAGGATCTCGCCGCCAAAGTGCTGGCGGAAAAGCTGGCTGCCTGCGTGACCCTGCTACCCGGTGCGACCTCCCTCTACTATTGGGAAGGCAAACTGGAACAGGAATATGAAGTGCAGATGATTTTAAAAACCACCGTCACACACCAGCAAGCCCTTCTCGATTGCCTGAAGTCACATCATCCGTATCAAACGCCTGAACTTCTGGTTTTACCCGTCACTCACGGAGACTTTGATTACCGCTCATGGCTCAACGCATCCTTACGCTGA